DNA sequence from the Actinacidiphila yeochonensis CN732 genome:
CTCCTATGTCGAGCGGATCGGCGAGCACGTCGACACCGTGCTCGCCTCGACCCCCGTACGGGCGGTGCGGCGGCTGCCCGACGGCGCGGAGGTCACCGCCGCCGACGGCACGGTCCGCCGCTACGACGGCGTGGTCGTCGCCGTCCACCCCGACCAGGCACTGCGGATGCTCGCCGACGCCACCCCCGAGGAGCGGCGGCTGCTCGGCGCGTTCCGCTACTCACGCAACGAGGCGGTGCTGCACACCGACGCCTCCGTGCTGCCCCGCGCGCCGCGCGCCCGCGCCTCCTGGAACTACGCCATGCCCTCGTGCCAGGCCCCGGCCGACCAGGTGCGGGTCAGCTACCACCTGAACCGCCTCCAGCGGCTGGACACCGCCGGGGACTACGTGGTCACCCTCAACGCCGCCGGCGCCGTCGCCCCGGACCGGGTGCTGGCCCGGATGGTGTACGAGCACCCGGTGTACACGCCGGAGTCGGTGGCCGCCCAGCCGGGCCTGCGCGGGCTGGACACACCGGTGTGCGCCTTCGCCGGCGCCTACCGCGGCTGGGGGTTCCACGAGGACGGCTGCCGCGCCGGGGTGGAGGCCGCCGCGACGCTGGGGGTGGCGTGGTGAGGGCGCCCGGCGGCCCGGGCCACCGCTTCCGGGGCCGCCCCCGGGCCAGGCCGGAGTCGCCCGTTCGGGCCAACCGCCCGCCGCCTGGCTCTACCGGTGCACGATCGCGCACGCCAGGGCCGCCCCCGTGCGCCACTCCTTCCGGCACCGCACCTACCTGTGGCTGGTGGACGTCGACCGGCCCCCGGTGCTGCCGCGCGGCCTGCGCCCGCTGGCCCGGTTCGAGCCGCGCGACCACTTCGCGGGCACGGCGCCCACCCTGCGGGCCGGACTCGACCGCTTCCTGGCCGCCCGGGACGTCGACCTGGACGGCGGACAGGTGTGGATGCTGGCCGCCGCCCGGGTGCTCGGGTACGTCTTCAACCCGCTGACGGTCTACTGGTGCCACGACCGGACGGGCGCCCTGCGCTGCGTCGTCGCCGAGGTGCACAACACCTACGGGGAGCGCCACTGCTACCTGGTGCGCCCCGACGCGCGGGGCCGCGCCGAGGTCCGCAAGGAGCTGTACGTCTCCCCGTTCAACCCCGTGGACGGCGCCTACCGGATGCGGCTGCCCGAACCCGGCGAGAGCCTGGACCTGACGGTCCAGCTGGTCCGGGACGGCGCGCCGCCGTTCACCGCCATGGTCCGGGGGACGCGCCGCGCGGCCACGCTGCCCGCGCTGCTCGCCGCGGCGGCCCGCCACCCCTGGCCGACGGCGGCGGTGGCGCTGGCCATCCGCGGCCACGGCGCCTACCTGTACCTGCGGGGCCTGCCCGTGCGGCCCCGCCCGCACCATCGCACCCAGGAGGGCATGGGATGAGCCGAACCGCCGTACACGGCCCGACGGACCCGGCCGCGGGTCCGGACGACGGCCAGGCAGCCCCGCCCTCCGGCACGGCCCCGCTCGTCCCCCGTCCGCGGACTCGCCCGCTCCCGGCCCCGAAGCCGCGCCCGCCCTCGCGGGCAAAGCCGCACCCGCGCCCGCACCCTGCCCGTCGTCCGCCGGGCAGGACCGCCCGTACGGCCGGGCCGCTGTGGACGCCGCCGCCTGGCCCGACGTGGCCCGCCTGCCGCGCGGCTCCCGTGCCCGTACGGCCGTGGCCCGGGCGCTGGTGGGCCGCGCGCTGGCCCGGCTGCCGCTGCGCGTCCAGTACCCGGACGGCTCGGTCACCGGCGGGCGCGGGCCGGTGCTGGTGCTGCGCGACCCGGCCGCCTTCCACCGGCGGATCGGCGCCGACGGCCTCATCGGGTTCGGCGAGTCGTACATGGCGGGGGAGTGGGGCGCGGACGACCTCACCGCCGTCCTGACCGCCATGGCCGAGCAGGTCGCCGAGCTGGTGCCCGGCGCCGTCCAGCGGCTGCGCGGCCTGTGGGAGCACCGCCGCCCGAGCGCCGAACGGAACACCCCCGGCGGCGCCCGCTCCAACATCCGCCGCCACTACGACCTGTCCAACGACCTCTTCGCCGCCTTCCTCGACCCCACGATGACCTATTCCGCCGCTCTCTTCGAGGAACTGCCCGGCAGCCGTGACGGGCTGGCCGCGGCACAGCGCCGCAAGATCGACAGGTTGCTCGACCTCGCCGGGGTGGGCGGGGGGACCCGGCTGCTGGAGATCGGCACCGGATGGGGCGAACTGGCGGTGCGTGCCGCCGCCCGCGGTGCCCGGGTGCGGACCGTCACCCTCTCCGCCGAGCAGCGCGCGCTGGCCGAGGCCCGGGTGGCGGCCGCCGGCCTGACCGACCGGGTCGCCGTGGAGCAGCGGGACTACCGGGAGGTGGACGGCCGGTACGACGCGGTGGTGAGCGTGGAGATGATCGAGGCCGTCGGCGTGGAGTTCTGGCCGGACTACTTCGCCGCGCTGGCCCGGCTCACCGAGCCCGGCGGACGCGTCGCCCTCCAGGCCATCACGATGCCGCACGCCCGGCTGCTCGCCACCAAGGACGCCCGCAGCTGGATCGGGAAGTACGTCTTCCCCGGCGGTGTCATCCCCTCCGTGGAGGCGATCGAGCGGACGGCCCGCGCCCACGGTCTGCGGATCGCCGACGACACCGCCTACGGCCCGCACTACGCCGAGACGCTGCGGCTGTGGCGGGAACGGTTCACCGCCGCGGCCCCGGAGGTCGCCGCGCTCGGCTTCGACGCCGTCTTCCGCCGCATGTGGGAGTTCTACCTGGCCTACTGCGAGGCCGGGTTCCGAGCCGGCTACCTGGACGTCCACCAGACGCTGCTGCTGCCCGTCGAACCGCGCGCACCCCGGACGGTCCTTCGGTGACACCCCGTCATACGCCTTCTCCAGGAGGTCAGTTCGGTCTGGGCGCGGGGGGCGGCGCGCCGTGAACGGCTACCCCTGGGCCGACCTCGCCCGCAACCTCGGCTGGGCGGCAGCGGCCTCGCTGGCCGTGATGGGGGCGACGTTCGCCGTCGGCACGGCCAAGGGTGTCCACCGGGTCGTCGACACCGCCTGGGGGCTCGCCTTCGGTGCCGTCGCCGGCGCCACCCTCGCCGCGTCGGCCGGCCACGGCGACGCCGGGCGGCGCCTGCTGGTGACCCTGGCCACCGCCGTGTGGGGGCTGCGGCTCGCGGTCCACATCGCCCGCCGCGGCCGCGGCCACGGCGAGGACCCCCGGTACGCGAGGATGCTCGCGCGGGCCCGGGGCAACCCCCACCTGTACGCGTTGCGGAAGATCTACCTCACCCAGGGCGCCCTGGTCTGGCTGGTCTCGCTGCCGGTGCAGGCCGCCGCCTACGCGCCCGGACCGCTCGGCGCGGCGGACGCGGTCGGCGGCGCCCTGTGGGCGGCCGGACTGGCCTTCGAAGCCGTGGGCGACCACCAGCTCGCCGCGTTCAGGGCCGACCCGGACAACCGGGGCAGGCTGATGGACCGCGGCCTGTGGTCCTGGACGCGGCACCCGAACTACTTCGGCGACTTCCTCGTCTGGTGGGGCCTGTACGCGGTGGCCTGCGCCTCCTGGCAGTCGGCCGCGGTCGGGGCGCTCTCGCCGCTGCTGATGGGGTATCTGCTCGTCTTCGGCAGCGGCAAGCGGCTGTTGGAGGCCCACATGGCCGACCGTCCCGGGTACGCCGCCTACCGCGCGCGGGTCAGCGGCTTCTTCCCCCGGCCGCCGCGCCGCGCCTGAACGCGCGCGCCGCGCCTCCGCCGAAACACCTGCGCGAAGGGCTCTGCCGCACCCGGGGTTTCGGCAACATCCCAGCATCATTCGGCGGTTCGGCGGTTCGGCGGTTCGGCGGTTCGGCGGTTCGGCAGTTCGGCGGTTCGTCGCGGCCGCTCGCGCGGGCGCGGTGGAGCGCGGTCCGGACCGGGGTGCGCACGTCGCGGCGCCTTCGTCCGACCTGGCCGGGGCCGGTCGCCGCGTCGACGGCGGAACTGCGGGGGCAGGGCGGGGGCGAGGCGTTTCGGGAGCCCGTTCAGGCGCCGGAGCGGATCTGTGCGCGAAGGGTTGACCGGCCGGTTGCCAGGCCCTAGGTTCACGGCAACTTGCGGGGCGTGGTTCGAAACATTCGGTCGCGCCTGGGAGCTGAAAGGGACACCTTAGTGATCAAGATGACTCGCGCCGCCACGCTGGGCGCGGCGGCCGCCGCTCTGATCGTCTCCGCGTTCGCCATCCCGTCGGCGACGGCCGGCACCCCCGGGGCGAAGCACGCGGGGGCGGCTCTCCCCGGAGCCGGTTCCCACGGGCAGCCCCGTGTGAGCACCGCCGCCGCGGACAGCCTGGGCGCGCTGGGCCTGAAGGCCGGGGTCCGCGTCGGCACCGCCGTCAACTCCGACGCCCTGGCCGCCGAGTCCGACTACAGCGGCGTCGTGGGCTCCCAGTTCACCTCCGTGACGCCCGAGAACGTCATGAAGTGGGACACCGTCGAGCCGCGGCAGGGCACGTACGACTACCAGCAGGCCGACCAGCTGGTGGCGTACGCCCAGGCCCACGGTCAGCTGGTGCGCGGCCACAACCTCGTCTGGTACAACCAGCTGCCGTCCTGGCTGACCAGCGGGAACTTCACCTCCGACCAGCTGCGGACGATCCTGCGCCAGCACATCACCAGCGAGGTCTCGCACTTCAAGGGCAAGATCTGGCAGTGGGACGTCGTCAACGAGGCGTTCAACGACGACGGCACGCTGCGCGACGACATCTGGCTGGAGAAGCTCGGCCCGGACTACATCAAGGACGCCTTCGTCTGGGCCCACGAGGCCGACCCGAAGGCCAAGCTCTACATCAACGACTACAACATCGAGGGTGTCAACGCGAAGAGCACCGCCCTCTACGACCTGGTCGGCTCGCTGCGCAAGCAGGGCGTGCCGATCCAGGGCGTCGGCATCCAGGGCCACTTGGACGTCCAGTACCCGGCCCCGCACGACATCGCGGACAACATGGGCCGCTTCGACAGGCTCGGCGTGGAGACCGCGATCACCGAGGCCGACGTACGCATCCCGCTGCCCGCCGACAGCACCAAGGTCGAGGCGCAGAACGAGGCGTACCAGACGCTGCTGGAGGGCTGCCTGCTCACCAGCCACTGCACCGACTTCACTGTGTGGGGCTTCACCGACAAGTACTCGTGGGTACCGAGCACCTTCTCCGGTGAGGGCCAGTCGAACATCTACGACGAGAACTACCAGCCGAAGACCGCCTACACGGTCCTCCAGCAGGACCTGAAGCTGGCCGCCGGCCGCCGCTGACCTCGCGGAACGCAGCCGCTCCCCGGCCCCGTACGCGCCACCTCGCGTGCGGGGCCGGCGCCTGCCGGCGGCCGAGGCGGGGCCGGGCCCGCAGCGGTCGGCCGGCGGGGAGCGGAGCCCGAGGCGGAGCCCAAGTCCGCTGGTGGCGTGTCCACTTCGACGCCGGCGCGGCCGCCCCGCTCGCCGGCGCGGCCGCGCCGGGGTCCTGGGCGGGCGCCGACTGCCCTCGTACGACGCCGGGTTCGTGGGGACGGCCGCTCCGGGGGGCGACGAGTTCCGCGTCGACCCGAAGGAGTCCCGCGGCATCGACGACGTCGGCCGCACTGCTCCGCGCTGGGTGC
Encoded proteins:
- a CDS encoding endo-1,4-beta-xylanase translates to MIKMTRAATLGAAAAALIVSAFAIPSATAGTPGAKHAGAALPGAGSHGQPRVSTAAADSLGALGLKAGVRVGTAVNSDALAAESDYSGVVGSQFTSVTPENVMKWDTVEPRQGTYDYQQADQLVAYAQAHGQLVRGHNLVWYNQLPSWLTSGNFTSDQLRTILRQHITSEVSHFKGKIWQWDVVNEAFNDDGTLRDDIWLEKLGPDYIKDAFVWAHEADPKAKLYINDYNIEGVNAKSTALYDLVGSLRKQGVPIQGVGIQGHLDVQYPAPHDIADNMGRFDRLGVETAITEADVRIPLPADSTKVEAQNEAYQTLLEGCLLTSHCTDFTVWGFTDKYSWVPSTFSGEGQSNIYDENYQPKTAYTVLQQDLKLAAGRR
- a CDS encoding DUF1295 domain-containing protein — translated: MNGYPWADLARNLGWAAAASLAVMGATFAVGTAKGVHRVVDTAWGLAFGAVAGATLAASAGHGDAGRRLLVTLATAVWGLRLAVHIARRGRGHGEDPRYARMLARARGNPHLYALRKIYLTQGALVWLVSLPVQAAAYAPGPLGAADAVGGALWAAGLAFEAVGDHQLAAFRADPDNRGRLMDRGLWSWTRHPNYFGDFLVWWGLYAVACASWQSAAVGALSPLLMGYLLVFGSGKRLLEAHMADRPGYAAYRARVSGFFPRPPRRA
- a CDS encoding SAM-dependent methyltransferase — protein: MDAAAWPDVARLPRGSRARTAVARALVGRALARLPLRVQYPDGSVTGGRGPVLVLRDPAAFHRRIGADGLIGFGESYMAGEWGADDLTAVLTAMAEQVAELVPGAVQRLRGLWEHRRPSAERNTPGGARSNIRRHYDLSNDLFAAFLDPTMTYSAALFEELPGSRDGLAAAQRRKIDRLLDLAGVGGGTRLLEIGTGWGELAVRAAARGARVRTVTLSAEQRALAEARVAAAGLTDRVAVEQRDYREVDGRYDAVVSVEMIEAVGVEFWPDYFAALARLTEPGGRVALQAITMPHARLLATKDARSWIGKYVFPGGVIPSVEAIERTARAHGLRIADDTAYGPHYAETLRLWRERFTAAAPEVAALGFDAVFRRMWEFYLAYCEAGFRAGYLDVHQTLLLPVEPRAPRTVLR